From Quercus lobata isolate SW786 chromosome 1, ValleyOak3.0 Primary Assembly, whole genome shotgun sequence, one genomic window encodes:
- the LOC115984510 gene encoding B3 domain-containing protein Os07g0679700 isoform X3 — MQFMQQGKLKVRIHCGCIMSKPLYEYLDFGGVECISCAKSSGLYSIWRGEIPNGFGSFTLNNAGDSLSSPFEKNLVSESVNEGKLMQLCRIAEDNAPNLLPQSQTGEANASQVGTVFSNVTQPSVGSVTFAKSESSRQLLEGKDMHESLTQPSLSMTLGTPNFMIPFSGGALDEQSKTHSPLQKGQRSRPILPKPLKSGLSASSETNKGVVQMRIARPPAEGRGKNQLLPRYWPRITDQELEKLSGDLNSTIVPLFEKVLSASDAGRIGRLVLPKACAEAYFPPISQSEGLPLRIQDVKGNEWTFQFRFWPNNNSRMYVLEGVTPCIQSMQLRAGDTVTFSRIDPGGKLVMGFRRASNTVDTQDAHTSALPNGTPSGETSFSGVIENLPSGNGYSGLFQTMKGSTETHLILSENLHSGDGDIRLHTSDNHGLGTNEDSLQQPLPISEKKRTRNIGAKSKRLLMNSEEALELRLTWEEAQDLLRPPPGVKPSVVTIEDHEFEEYDEPPVFGKRTLFTARPSRGQEQWAQCDDCSKWRRLPVEVLLPPKWTCSENEWDSSRCSCSVLEEISQKELENLLRASKDFKKRRIVGSHKSAQEREPSGLDALASAAVLGDNVGDSGEPSVGATTKHPRHRPGCSCIVCIQPPSGKGKHPPTCTCNVCMTVKRRFKTLMLRKKKRQSEREAETAQKDHKHPRNKSEMNGKPKDAQLPTNHLEHEASQSRIKAEVAGTSNGQIDLNSHPNREDMQLDLDVPGMSLFSLVQAASIPLEDYIEQRMTSFTCDQQGSLGSGIHPQVSGENKKRLSDEGSLASGVWEHESRGDGGSYHESNLD, encoded by the exons ATGCAGTTTATGCAACAAGGTAAACTTAAAgtg CGTATCCACTGTGGATGCATAATGTCTAAGCCTTTGTATGAGTACCTGGATTTTGGGGGTGTAGAGTGTATCAGCTGTGCAAAGAGCTCTGGACTTTATTCG ATCTGGAGGGGTGAAATTCCTAATGGATTTGGTTCGTTTACATTGAATAATGCTGGTGATTCATTATCCAGTccttttgagaaaaatttggtCAGTGAGAGTGTCAATGAGGGAAAACTTATGCAATTGTGCAGAATCGCAGAGGATAATGCACCAAACCTTTTGCCTCAATCTCAGACAGGAGAAGCAAATGCATCTCAAGTTGGTACAGTCTTTTCTAATGTGACTCAACCATCCGTCGGATCAGTAACATTTGCCAAGTCAGAAAGTAGTAGACAATTGTTAGAGGGTAAAGATATGCATGAATCGTTAACTCAGCCGTCTTTGAGTATGACCTTGGGAACTCCAAATTTCATGATACCATTTTCTGGTGGAGCTTTAGATGAGCAGAGCAAAACACATTCTCCCTTACAAAAAGGGCAAAGATCTCGCCCTATATTGCCCAAACCCCTAAAAAGTGGCCTCAGTGCAAGTTCAGAGACAAATAAGGGGGTGGTTCAGATGCGAATTGCTAGGCCACCTGCTGAAGGACGGGGGAAGAATCAATTACTTCCTCGATACTGGCCAAGGATTACTGACCAAGAGCTGGAGAAATTATCTGGAGA tttgaattcCACTATTGTGCCATTGTTTGAGAAAGTGCTGAGTGCCAGTGATGCTGGTCGAATTGGTCGTTTGGTTCTCCCAAAAGCATGTGCTGAG GCATATTTTCCTCCTATTTCTCAATCAGAAGGCTTGCCTTTAAGGATTCAAGATGTGAAGGGGAATGAGTGGACATTTCAGTTCAGATTTTGGCCCAATAACAACAGCAGGATGTATGTTTTAGAGGGTGTAACCCCTTGCATACAGTCTATGCAATTACGAGCGGGTGACACTG TAACATTTAGTCGGATAGATCCCGGAGGCAAACTTGTAATGGGGTTTCGAAGGGCATCAAACACTGTTGATACACAG GATGCCCACACATCTGCCCTTCCTAATGGCACACCATCTGGGGAAACCTCCTTCTCTGGTGTTATTGAGAATCTGCCTTCAGGAAACGGTTACTCTGGGCTTTTTCAAACAATGAAAGGAAGCACAGAAACTCACCTAATCTTATCTGAAAATTTGCATTCTGGGGATGGGGATATCAGGTTGCATACAAGTGATAACCATGGACTTGGGACAAATGAAGATTCTCTGCAGCAACCATTGCCAATTTCAGAGAAGAAGAGGACTCGAAATATTGGTGCTAAAAGTAAGAGACTGCTAATGAATAGTGAAGAGGCTTTGGAGCTGAGACTTACATGGGAAGAAGCACAGGACTTGCTTCGTCCACCTCCAGGTGTCAAGCCTAGCGTTGTTACTATTGAGGACCATGAATTTGAGGAATATGAT GAACctcctgtttttggaaaaaggACTTTATTCACTGCTCGGCCATCTAG GGGTCAGGAACAATGGGCTCAGTGTGATGACTGCTCCAAATGGCGAAGGTTGCCTGTGGAAGTTCTTCTCCCTCCAAAATGGACATGTTCAGAAAATGAATGGGATTCAAGCAG GTGTTCCTGTTCTGTTCTGGAGGAGATCAGTCAAAAGGAATTGGAGAATCTTTTGAGAGCAAGCAAAG ATTTCAAGAAGCGAAGAATTGTGGGAAGCCATAAGTCAGCTCAAGAACGTGAGCCTTCTGGCTTGGATGCTCTGGCTAGTGCTGCAGTTCTGGGAGACAATGTGGGGGATTCAGGTGAACCATCGGTTGGAGCCACCACCAAGCATCCCCGACACCGCCCTGGTTGCAGTTGTATTGTGTGCATCCAGCCCCCAAGCGGGAAGGGCAAGCACCCCCCCACCTGCACATGCAATGTATGCATGACTGTAAAGCGCAGGTTTAAAACCCTTATGCTGCGCAAGAAGAAACGCCAATCAGAACGTGAAGCAGAGACTGCCCAGAAGGATCATAAGCACCCTAGGAATAAATCAGAAATGAATGGCAAACCCAAAGATGCACAGTTGCCAACAAATCATCTGGAGCATGAAGCAAGTCAGAGTAGAATTAAAGCTGAGGTGGCTGGGACCAGCAATGGACAAATAGACCTGAATTCTCATCCCAATCGTGAAGACATGCAACTGGATCTGGATGTACCAGGAATGAGCCTGTTTAGCCTTGTTCAAGCAGCCAGCATTCCATTAGAGGATTATATAGAGCAAAGGATGACAAGCTTTACATGTGATCAACAGGGTAGTCTAGGTTCCGGTATACACCCACAAGTTTCTGGAGAGAACAAGAAACGCTTGTCTGATGAAGGGAGCCTTGCATCTGGGGTTTGGGAGCATGAGAGTAGAGGTGATGGAGGAAGTTATCATGAGTCCAATTTAGATTGA
- the LOC115984510 gene encoding B3 domain-containing transcription repressor VAL1 isoform X2 — protein MGSKICMNASCKATNTHEWKRGWPLRSGGFADLCHKCGSFFEDLLFCDKFHPEETGWRECSLCNKRIHCGCIMSKPLYEYLDFGGVECISCAKSSGLYSIWRGEIPNGFGSFTLNNAGDSLSSPFEKNLVSESVNEGKLMQLCRIAEDNAPNLLPQSQTGEANASQVGTVFSNVTQPSVGSVTFAKSESSRQLLEGKDMHESLTQPSLSMTLGTPNFMIPFSGGALDEQSKTHSPLQKGQRSRPILPKPLKSGLSASSETNKGVVQMRIARPPAEGRGKNQLLPRYWPRITDQELEKLSGDLNSTIVPLFEKVLSASDAGRIGRLVLPKACAEAYFPPISQSEGLPLRIQDVKGNEWTFQFRFWPNNNSRMYVLEGVTPCIQSMQLRAGDTVTFSRIDPGGKLVMGFRRASNTVDTQDAHTSALPNGTPSGETSFSGVIENLPSGNGYSGLFQTMKGSTETHLILSENLHSGDGDIRLHTSDNHGLGTNEDSLQQPLPISEKKRTRNIGAKSKRLLMNSEEALELRLTWEEAQDLLRPPPGVKPSVVTIEDHEFEEYDEPPVFGKRTLFTARPSRGQEQWAQCDDCSKWRRLPVEVLLPPKWTCSENEWDSSRCSCSVLEEISQKELENLLRASKDFKKRRIVGSHKSAQEREPSGLDALASAAVLGDNVGDSGEPSVGATTKHPRHRPGCSCIVCIQPPSGKGKHPPTCTCNVCMTVKRRFKTLMLRKKKRQSEREAETAQKDHKHPRNKSEMNGKPKDAQLPTNHLEHEASQSRIKAEVAGTSNGQIDLNSHPNREDMQLDLDVPGMSLFSLVQAASIPLEDYIEQRMTSFTCDQQGSLGSGIHPQVSGENKKRLSDEGSLASGVWEHESRGDGGSYHESNLD, from the exons ATGGGGTCCAAGATTTGCATGAATGCTTCGTGTAAAGCGACCAATACGCACGAATGGAAGAGAGGCTGGCCTTTACGATCCGGTGGATTCGCCGATCTTTGCCACAAGTGCGg ATCTTTCTTTGAGGATCTGCTTTTCTGTGATAAATTCCACCCGGAGGAAACTGGTTGGAGGGAATGCAGTTTATGCAACAAG CGTATCCACTGTGGATGCATAATGTCTAAGCCTTTGTATGAGTACCTGGATTTTGGGGGTGTAGAGTGTATCAGCTGTGCAAAGAGCTCTGGACTTTATTCG ATCTGGAGGGGTGAAATTCCTAATGGATTTGGTTCGTTTACATTGAATAATGCTGGTGATTCATTATCCAGTccttttgagaaaaatttggtCAGTGAGAGTGTCAATGAGGGAAAACTTATGCAATTGTGCAGAATCGCAGAGGATAATGCACCAAACCTTTTGCCTCAATCTCAGACAGGAGAAGCAAATGCATCTCAAGTTGGTACAGTCTTTTCTAATGTGACTCAACCATCCGTCGGATCAGTAACATTTGCCAAGTCAGAAAGTAGTAGACAATTGTTAGAGGGTAAAGATATGCATGAATCGTTAACTCAGCCGTCTTTGAGTATGACCTTGGGAACTCCAAATTTCATGATACCATTTTCTGGTGGAGCTTTAGATGAGCAGAGCAAAACACATTCTCCCTTACAAAAAGGGCAAAGATCTCGCCCTATATTGCCCAAACCCCTAAAAAGTGGCCTCAGTGCAAGTTCAGAGACAAATAAGGGGGTGGTTCAGATGCGAATTGCTAGGCCACCTGCTGAAGGACGGGGGAAGAATCAATTACTTCCTCGATACTGGCCAAGGATTACTGACCAAGAGCTGGAGAAATTATCTGGAGA tttgaattcCACTATTGTGCCATTGTTTGAGAAAGTGCTGAGTGCCAGTGATGCTGGTCGAATTGGTCGTTTGGTTCTCCCAAAAGCATGTGCTGAG GCATATTTTCCTCCTATTTCTCAATCAGAAGGCTTGCCTTTAAGGATTCAAGATGTGAAGGGGAATGAGTGGACATTTCAGTTCAGATTTTGGCCCAATAACAACAGCAGGATGTATGTTTTAGAGGGTGTAACCCCTTGCATACAGTCTATGCAATTACGAGCGGGTGACACTG TAACATTTAGTCGGATAGATCCCGGAGGCAAACTTGTAATGGGGTTTCGAAGGGCATCAAACACTGTTGATACACAG GATGCCCACACATCTGCCCTTCCTAATGGCACACCATCTGGGGAAACCTCCTTCTCTGGTGTTATTGAGAATCTGCCTTCAGGAAACGGTTACTCTGGGCTTTTTCAAACAATGAAAGGAAGCACAGAAACTCACCTAATCTTATCTGAAAATTTGCATTCTGGGGATGGGGATATCAGGTTGCATACAAGTGATAACCATGGACTTGGGACAAATGAAGATTCTCTGCAGCAACCATTGCCAATTTCAGAGAAGAAGAGGACTCGAAATATTGGTGCTAAAAGTAAGAGACTGCTAATGAATAGTGAAGAGGCTTTGGAGCTGAGACTTACATGGGAAGAAGCACAGGACTTGCTTCGTCCACCTCCAGGTGTCAAGCCTAGCGTTGTTACTATTGAGGACCATGAATTTGAGGAATATGAT GAACctcctgtttttggaaaaaggACTTTATTCACTGCTCGGCCATCTAG GGGTCAGGAACAATGGGCTCAGTGTGATGACTGCTCCAAATGGCGAAGGTTGCCTGTGGAAGTTCTTCTCCCTCCAAAATGGACATGTTCAGAAAATGAATGGGATTCAAGCAG GTGTTCCTGTTCTGTTCTGGAGGAGATCAGTCAAAAGGAATTGGAGAATCTTTTGAGAGCAAGCAAAG ATTTCAAGAAGCGAAGAATTGTGGGAAGCCATAAGTCAGCTCAAGAACGTGAGCCTTCTGGCTTGGATGCTCTGGCTAGTGCTGCAGTTCTGGGAGACAATGTGGGGGATTCAGGTGAACCATCGGTTGGAGCCACCACCAAGCATCCCCGACACCGCCCTGGTTGCAGTTGTATTGTGTGCATCCAGCCCCCAAGCGGGAAGGGCAAGCACCCCCCCACCTGCACATGCAATGTATGCATGACTGTAAAGCGCAGGTTTAAAACCCTTATGCTGCGCAAGAAGAAACGCCAATCAGAACGTGAAGCAGAGACTGCCCAGAAGGATCATAAGCACCCTAGGAATAAATCAGAAATGAATGGCAAACCCAAAGATGCACAGTTGCCAACAAATCATCTGGAGCATGAAGCAAGTCAGAGTAGAATTAAAGCTGAGGTGGCTGGGACCAGCAATGGACAAATAGACCTGAATTCTCATCCCAATCGTGAAGACATGCAACTGGATCTGGATGTACCAGGAATGAGCCTGTTTAGCCTTGTTCAAGCAGCCAGCATTCCATTAGAGGATTATATAGAGCAAAGGATGACAAGCTTTACATGTGATCAACAGGGTAGTCTAGGTTCCGGTATACACCCACAAGTTTCTGGAGAGAACAAGAAACGCTTGTCTGATGAAGGGAGCCTTGCATCTGGGGTTTGGGAGCATGAGAGTAGAGGTGATGGAGGAAGTTATCATGAGTCCAATTTAGATTGA
- the LOC115984510 gene encoding B3 domain-containing transcription repressor VAL1 isoform X1 produces the protein MTNSRLGPKDFGQDFDFGLMGSKICMNASCKATNTHEWKRGWPLRSGGFADLCHKCGSFFEDLLFCDKFHPEETGWRECSLCNKRIHCGCIMSKPLYEYLDFGGVECISCAKSSGLYSIWRGEIPNGFGSFTLNNAGDSLSSPFEKNLVSESVNEGKLMQLCRIAEDNAPNLLPQSQTGEANASQVGTVFSNVTQPSVGSVTFAKSESSRQLLEGKDMHESLTQPSLSMTLGTPNFMIPFSGGALDEQSKTHSPLQKGQRSRPILPKPLKSGLSASSETNKGVVQMRIARPPAEGRGKNQLLPRYWPRITDQELEKLSGDLNSTIVPLFEKVLSASDAGRIGRLVLPKACAEAYFPPISQSEGLPLRIQDVKGNEWTFQFRFWPNNNSRMYVLEGVTPCIQSMQLRAGDTVTFSRIDPGGKLVMGFRRASNTVDTQDAHTSALPNGTPSGETSFSGVIENLPSGNGYSGLFQTMKGSTETHLILSENLHSGDGDIRLHTSDNHGLGTNEDSLQQPLPISEKKRTRNIGAKSKRLLMNSEEALELRLTWEEAQDLLRPPPGVKPSVVTIEDHEFEEYDEPPVFGKRTLFTARPSRGQEQWAQCDDCSKWRRLPVEVLLPPKWTCSENEWDSSRCSCSVLEEISQKELENLLRASKDFKKRRIVGSHKSAQEREPSGLDALASAAVLGDNVGDSGEPSVGATTKHPRHRPGCSCIVCIQPPSGKGKHPPTCTCNVCMTVKRRFKTLMLRKKKRQSEREAETAQKDHKHPRNKSEMNGKPKDAQLPTNHLEHEASQSRIKAEVAGTSNGQIDLNSHPNREDMQLDLDVPGMSLFSLVQAASIPLEDYIEQRMTSFTCDQQGSLGSGIHPQVSGENKKRLSDEGSLASGVWEHESRGDGGSYHESNLD, from the exons atgACCAATTCTAGATTGGGGCCTAAAGATTTTGGACAAG ACTTCGATTTTGGGTTAATGGGGTCCAAGATTTGCATGAATGCTTCGTGTAAAGCGACCAATACGCACGAATGGAAGAGAGGCTGGCCTTTACGATCCGGTGGATTCGCCGATCTTTGCCACAAGTGCGg ATCTTTCTTTGAGGATCTGCTTTTCTGTGATAAATTCCACCCGGAGGAAACTGGTTGGAGGGAATGCAGTTTATGCAACAAG CGTATCCACTGTGGATGCATAATGTCTAAGCCTTTGTATGAGTACCTGGATTTTGGGGGTGTAGAGTGTATCAGCTGTGCAAAGAGCTCTGGACTTTATTCG ATCTGGAGGGGTGAAATTCCTAATGGATTTGGTTCGTTTACATTGAATAATGCTGGTGATTCATTATCCAGTccttttgagaaaaatttggtCAGTGAGAGTGTCAATGAGGGAAAACTTATGCAATTGTGCAGAATCGCAGAGGATAATGCACCAAACCTTTTGCCTCAATCTCAGACAGGAGAAGCAAATGCATCTCAAGTTGGTACAGTCTTTTCTAATGTGACTCAACCATCCGTCGGATCAGTAACATTTGCCAAGTCAGAAAGTAGTAGACAATTGTTAGAGGGTAAAGATATGCATGAATCGTTAACTCAGCCGTCTTTGAGTATGACCTTGGGAACTCCAAATTTCATGATACCATTTTCTGGTGGAGCTTTAGATGAGCAGAGCAAAACACATTCTCCCTTACAAAAAGGGCAAAGATCTCGCCCTATATTGCCCAAACCCCTAAAAAGTGGCCTCAGTGCAAGTTCAGAGACAAATAAGGGGGTGGTTCAGATGCGAATTGCTAGGCCACCTGCTGAAGGACGGGGGAAGAATCAATTACTTCCTCGATACTGGCCAAGGATTACTGACCAAGAGCTGGAGAAATTATCTGGAGA tttgaattcCACTATTGTGCCATTGTTTGAGAAAGTGCTGAGTGCCAGTGATGCTGGTCGAATTGGTCGTTTGGTTCTCCCAAAAGCATGTGCTGAG GCATATTTTCCTCCTATTTCTCAATCAGAAGGCTTGCCTTTAAGGATTCAAGATGTGAAGGGGAATGAGTGGACATTTCAGTTCAGATTTTGGCCCAATAACAACAGCAGGATGTATGTTTTAGAGGGTGTAACCCCTTGCATACAGTCTATGCAATTACGAGCGGGTGACACTG TAACATTTAGTCGGATAGATCCCGGAGGCAAACTTGTAATGGGGTTTCGAAGGGCATCAAACACTGTTGATACACAG GATGCCCACACATCTGCCCTTCCTAATGGCACACCATCTGGGGAAACCTCCTTCTCTGGTGTTATTGAGAATCTGCCTTCAGGAAACGGTTACTCTGGGCTTTTTCAAACAATGAAAGGAAGCACAGAAACTCACCTAATCTTATCTGAAAATTTGCATTCTGGGGATGGGGATATCAGGTTGCATACAAGTGATAACCATGGACTTGGGACAAATGAAGATTCTCTGCAGCAACCATTGCCAATTTCAGAGAAGAAGAGGACTCGAAATATTGGTGCTAAAAGTAAGAGACTGCTAATGAATAGTGAAGAGGCTTTGGAGCTGAGACTTACATGGGAAGAAGCACAGGACTTGCTTCGTCCACCTCCAGGTGTCAAGCCTAGCGTTGTTACTATTGAGGACCATGAATTTGAGGAATATGAT GAACctcctgtttttggaaaaaggACTTTATTCACTGCTCGGCCATCTAG GGGTCAGGAACAATGGGCTCAGTGTGATGACTGCTCCAAATGGCGAAGGTTGCCTGTGGAAGTTCTTCTCCCTCCAAAATGGACATGTTCAGAAAATGAATGGGATTCAAGCAG GTGTTCCTGTTCTGTTCTGGAGGAGATCAGTCAAAAGGAATTGGAGAATCTTTTGAGAGCAAGCAAAG ATTTCAAGAAGCGAAGAATTGTGGGAAGCCATAAGTCAGCTCAAGAACGTGAGCCTTCTGGCTTGGATGCTCTGGCTAGTGCTGCAGTTCTGGGAGACAATGTGGGGGATTCAGGTGAACCATCGGTTGGAGCCACCACCAAGCATCCCCGACACCGCCCTGGTTGCAGTTGTATTGTGTGCATCCAGCCCCCAAGCGGGAAGGGCAAGCACCCCCCCACCTGCACATGCAATGTATGCATGACTGTAAAGCGCAGGTTTAAAACCCTTATGCTGCGCAAGAAGAAACGCCAATCAGAACGTGAAGCAGAGACTGCCCAGAAGGATCATAAGCACCCTAGGAATAAATCAGAAATGAATGGCAAACCCAAAGATGCACAGTTGCCAACAAATCATCTGGAGCATGAAGCAAGTCAGAGTAGAATTAAAGCTGAGGTGGCTGGGACCAGCAATGGACAAATAGACCTGAATTCTCATCCCAATCGTGAAGACATGCAACTGGATCTGGATGTACCAGGAATGAGCCTGTTTAGCCTTGTTCAAGCAGCCAGCATTCCATTAGAGGATTATATAGAGCAAAGGATGACAAGCTTTACATGTGATCAACAGGGTAGTCTAGGTTCCGGTATACACCCACAAGTTTCTGGAGAGAACAAGAAACGCTTGTCTGATGAAGGGAGCCTTGCATCTGGGGTTTGGGAGCATGAGAGTAGAGGTGATGGAGGAAGTTATCATGAGTCCAATTTAGATTGA